The Tubulanus polymorphus chromosome 1, tnTubPoly1.2, whole genome shotgun sequence genome contains a region encoding:
- the LOC141915068 gene encoding putative U3 small nucleolar RNA-associated protein 11: MSSFKNAAKSNQKTHRERSQLTSRAHLGMLEKKKDYKKRATEYHKKQNALKLLRRKALDKNPDEFYFKMINSRMQDGVHQSARKVAEYTEDQLKLMQTQDIKYIKYKRNIERKKIEKLKGCLHFIGEEATAKKPNSHIIFVDSKKEAKQFDAAKHFNTDPALLSQTYNRPTIDKLKTEKFLQDVDDETLKKIFNERTRMYKELTKRIERENQLRIVEEKLQLKKNLMDKSVKCKKVKPETVHSTAIYKWEQCRKR; this comes from the exons ATGTCATCTTTCAAGAATGCCGCAAAGTCAAATCAGAAAACTCACAGAGAACGTTCACAG CTTACCAGTCGTGCACATTTGGGTATGctggaaaagaaaaaagattacAAGAAAAGGGCAAC GGAATATCACAAGAAACAAAATGcattgaagctattgaggAGAAAAGCGCTTGACAAGAATCCCGATGAGttctatttcaaaatgataaatagcAGAATGCAG GATGGTGTCCACCAAAGTGCAAGGAAAGTTGCTGAATATACGGAAGATCAGCTTAAACTAATGCAAACGCAggatataaaatatatcaaatacaaACGAAATATTGAACGCAAG aaaattgagAAATTAAAGGGTTGTCTTCATTTCATTGGAGAGGAAGCTACTGCAAAGAAACCAAACAGTCACATTATATTTGTTGACTCTAAAAAAGAAG CAAAGCAGTTCGATGCCGCTAAGCATTTCAACACTGATCCAGCCCTTCTATCCCAAACGTACAACAGACCTACTATTGATAAactaaaaacagaaaaattcCTTCAAGATGTCGATGATGAAACGCTGAAG aaaatattcaacGAAAGAACGAGAATGTATAAAGAACTGACTAAAAGAATAGAACGAGAAAATCAACTGCGAATCGTAGAAGAAAAGTTGCAGTTAAAGAAAAATCTCATG gatAAATCGGTAAAGTGTAAAAAAGTGAAACCAGAAACAGTTCATTCAACAGCTATATACAAATGGGAACAGTGTAGAAAAAGATGA